A window of the Hevea brasiliensis isolate MT/VB/25A 57/8 chromosome 6, ASM3005281v1, whole genome shotgun sequence genome harbors these coding sequences:
- the LOC110644525 gene encoding fasciclin-like arabinogalactan protein 14, whose protein sequence is MSLISFSASHFALFFSFFLLFSTVSTFNITRILSNYSDFGNFNDMLSRTQLADAINSRRTITVLAVDNGNVSPLNGLSSDVQKRVLSLHVILDYYDLAKLQRLSKKSAILTTLYQSTGQAGGKEGFLNVTDMGGDQVAFGSAVAGSSLNANLVQSVTAQPYNISVLQVSSLIMPESVTKSNTSTKTPSPAKAPAPSKAKPPAPASDMAPAPADADSPTADTPSNSPSPAADSSASSPFMDGPTADSPDADSHSGGASANVGKGTSLAMVAMILSFGWGLAKMI, encoded by the coding sequence ATGTCTCTCATCAGCTTCTCCGCTTCTCATTTTGctctcttcttctctttctttcttctcttctctactgttTCTACTTTTAACATCACCAGAATCCTAAGCAACTACTCGGATTTCGGCAACTTCAATGATATGTTATCACGAACCCAATTAGCAGACGCCATTAATAGCCGCCGAACGATCACCGTCCTCGCTGTTGATAATGGCAACGTATCCCCTCTTAATGGACTATCATCGGATGTGCAGAAGAGGGTCTTGAGCCTGCATGTGATATTGGATTATTATGATCTTGCAAAGCTCCAAAGATTGTCAAAGAAATCTGCAATTCTCACCACCCTTTACCAGTCCACTGGCCAAGCCGGAGGCAAAGAAGGGTTCTTGAATGTGACAGATATGGGTGGTGATCAGGTTGCCTTTGGTTCTGCTGTTGCGGGATCGAGTCTTAATGCCAATTTGGTTCAGTCCGTTACTGCCCAACCATATAATATTTCTGTGCTGCAGGTTAGCTCTCTAATAATGCCTGAATCTGTTACCAAGAGTAATACAAGCACAAAAACCCCATCACCAGCCAAGGCACCTGCACCATCCAAAGCAAAGCCTCCGGCCCCTGCCTCAGATATGGCTCCTGCACCAGCAGATGCTGACTCACCCACAGCTGATACACCGTCGAACTCTCCTTCCCCAGCTGCAGATTCTTCAGCCTCATCTCCCTTCATGGATGGTCCCACGGCAGATTCTCCTGATGCGGATTCTCATAGTGGGGGTGCATCAGCCAATGTTGGAAAAGGAACTAGCCTTGCTATGGTTGCGATGATTTTGTCATTTGGCTGGGGTCTAGCCAAGATGATCTGA
- the LOC110643250 gene encoding retrovirus-related Pol polyprotein from transposon RE1 isoform X2 yields the protein MASVDITIAPSVASALTSHQAWEFLHITYANKSQPRIYSLRDMLAKVTCDTKSIAEYLCEIRSITDELGTAGSPISNAELVVKILSGLGPEYKEISAAIWARDSPISFEELFDKLSDHELFLKHEELKKPLATITANLTQQTPRSQPPSNQSNKKRWGNQQSSHYDSQNSSPRPFSSTQNQSHQIQSFNPRQPFGWRPHFPPHSHGRIQCQLCDKFGHIAKTCRSRPPKNPQAYFAAKLPTSSLTPWVLDTGASHHITTDHQNLNNLYKYASTDEVTMGDGSEHRGILGSRPE from the exons ATGGCTTCAGTTGATATCACCATTGCTCCTTCAGTTGCTTCTGCTCTCACTTCTCATCAAGCATGGGAATTTCTTCACATTACCTATGCCAACAAATCTCAACCCCGAATCTATAGTCTCCGAGACATGCTAGCCAAGGTTACTTGTGACACCAAATCTATTGCTGAATATTTATGTGAAATTCGGTCCATTACCGATGAATTAGGCACTGCTGGTTCTCCTATCAGCAATGCTGAATTAGTAGTCAAGATCTTGAGTGGTCTGGGTCCTGAATATAAAGAAATCAGTGCTGCTATTTGGGCTCGGGATTCTCCAATATCTTTTGAAGAATTATTTGACAAACTTTCTGATCATGAGCTATTTCTCAAACATGAAGAACTCAAGAAACCTTTAGCCACCATCACTGCCAATCTGACACAACAAACTCCTCGATCTCAGCCTCCTTCAAATCAGTCCAATAAAAAGAGATGGGGCAATCAACAATCTTCTCATTATGATTCACAAAACTCTTCTCCTCGCCCCTTTAGCTCAACCCAAAATCAATCACATCAAATCCAATCCTTTAACCCTCGACAACCATTTGGTTGGCGCCCTCACTTCCCTCCTCATTCCCATGGTCGTATCCAATGCCAACTTTGTGACAAATTTGGCCATATTGCCAAAACTTGTCGTTCTCGTCCTCCCAAAAATCCTCAAGCTTATTTTGCTGCTAAATTACCCACCTCTTCCTTAACTCCATGGGTTCTCGATACTGGCGCATCTCATCACATTACTActgatcatcaaaatctcaataatcTTTATAAGTATGCTAGCACCGATGAGGTTACTATGGGTGATG gatctgagcacaGGGGCATCCTTGGTTCGCGGCCAGAATAA
- the LOC110643250 gene encoding retrovirus-related Pol polyprotein from transposon RE1 isoform X1, which yields MASVDITIAPSVASALTSHQAWEFLHITYANKSQPRIYSLRDMLAKVTCDTKSIAEYLCEIRSITDELGTAGSPISNAELVVKILSGLGPEYKEISAAIWARDSPISFEELFDKLSDHELFLKHEELKKPLATITANLTQQTPRSQPPSNQSNKKRWGNQQSSHYDSQNSSPRPFSSTQNQSHQIQSFNPRQPFGWRPHFPPHSHGRIQCQLCDKFGHIAKTCRSRPPKNPQAYFAAKLPTSSLTPWVLDTGASHHITTDHQNLNNLYKYASTDEVTMGDGNGSEHRGILGSRPE from the exons ATGGCTTCAGTTGATATCACCATTGCTCCTTCAGTTGCTTCTGCTCTCACTTCTCATCAAGCATGGGAATTTCTTCACATTACCTATGCCAACAAATCTCAACCCCGAATCTATAGTCTCCGAGACATGCTAGCCAAGGTTACTTGTGACACCAAATCTATTGCTGAATATTTATGTGAAATTCGGTCCATTACCGATGAATTAGGCACTGCTGGTTCTCCTATCAGCAATGCTGAATTAGTAGTCAAGATCTTGAGTGGTCTGGGTCCTGAATATAAAGAAATCAGTGCTGCTATTTGGGCTCGGGATTCTCCAATATCTTTTGAAGAATTATTTGACAAACTTTCTGATCATGAGCTATTTCTCAAACATGAAGAACTCAAGAAACCTTTAGCCACCATCACTGCCAATCTGACACAACAAACTCCTCGATCTCAGCCTCCTTCAAATCAGTCCAATAAAAAGAGATGGGGCAATCAACAATCTTCTCATTATGATTCACAAAACTCTTCTCCTCGCCCCTTTAGCTCAACCCAAAATCAATCACATCAAATCCAATCCTTTAACCCTCGACAACCATTTGGTTGGCGCCCTCACTTCCCTCCTCATTCCCATGGTCGTATCCAATGCCAACTTTGTGACAAATTTGGCCATATTGCCAAAACTTGTCGTTCTCGTCCTCCCAAAAATCCTCAAGCTTATTTTGCTGCTAAATTACCCACCTCTTCCTTAACTCCATGGGTTCTCGATACTGGCGCATCTCATCACATTACTActgatcatcaaaatctcaataatcTTTATAAGTATGCTAGCACCGATGAGGTTACTATGGGTGATGGTAATG gatctgagcacaGGGGCATCCTTGGTTCGCGGCCAGAATAA